In Colletotrichum higginsianum IMI 349063 chromosome 1, whole genome shotgun sequence, the DNA window AGGCGCTTGGCTCTGAGCCTTACCTTGGCTTTTTACTTGTAAGGGGTTATCACAGCTTTCAGAAACTACAGAAACCTGACCCTGCATCATTGATCCCCGATCGAAAAGCTACTCTGGTAGCAGTAAGATTTTCATCTGGAGTGGGTGCATTTTCCAGAAGATATTTCGTATTTCAGGCAAAGGCCAAGTTTGCGGTTGCGAGACCGAGTCTGTACCTCATCCTTGGCGTCTTGATTCAACAGGAGACAAGCAGTCCAAGCTCAGAGCTTTCCGCCTGTTTATTGGCCGGTTTTTAGAGTTGATTGGCAGCCGGTGGCGTTCCCCGCCCCTTGCTGCCCAGCTGTTGGTTACACTGACTCGGCTTCTCCTCCAATCTGCCCCTCTCCGCATCGTCTTCCCGCCTTGTCTGGATTGAGCTTGGGCACTTCCGATATCATTGTCCTGTCTTCCTTTGCCAGGTGTTTCCATCCTAAGAGACACTCCCAGTGATTTTCAGAAACCATCCCAACACTTTTGGCAAGCCGTCTTTACTTATCGACTGCGCCTACCCTATTTCCGCTCGATGTACTCCCCCGACGTTGTACTGGTATCAAAGAAGGGCACAGCCGCTATAATGGATAGTGATCGCCCTGCGCTTCAAGCTGTCTTCAAGGCATATTCCCTGTCGATTGCCTACCATTGACGAATCACTACCTGACCTATTATTCTACATtccaggagctggaggagaCCAGGCATGTTGGATCGTACCATTCCCCAGCACAGCAACGTCGGACTGCTGCGATCACGTTGTAAGGCCTGCTTGCCGGTCTTCCAAGTTCCAGATCATActgtttctttttcttgcaAAGCCCTATTAAACCGGTCCATCCCGAGGATATCCTCCACAATCAACcagcccccctcccgtcTTCTGCAGTCCCTAGTGTGGGTTATCGAGCGGACTCGGTCAACCTCGAAGTTTGACGTAACGTTGCTCCGCGGATTGTCGCCACACCATTGCACCGCACCGCCCATTGGCCAGCCTTGTTCCCAACCACCACCCGTCATCTAGACTGGCTGCACTGTATCCACGAAGAAGGCAACGACACCTACAGAGAACGGCCGTGACAACTGTTGCTGCGTTCTCGTATTCAGTCTTCTCCTGCAGCTCAAAGGTGACACAGAACAGTCGGCGTTGTGTTTGTCGGTGGCTGCGCGGTCTCTCTTTCCTCCTGGGCCAGAAGCTAGAAACAAGCCAAACACAGCGCAAGCACGACTGCGCCTTCCTTCAATACCCTAACTCATATAAAATAGTCTTGGTCCCAGCCTGATCTTGTTTTTTTGGTCAAAATCTCTTTGTTTTTTCTCTGAAACCCCCCTCCTTACTCACACGCAACCCCCATTCCATTCTTCTCAACATGCTGCCCGCTTTCTTGatcgtcttcctccccctctcccttaCGCTGTCACCGGTCAATGCTGGTATCTGGCCAGCCCCCAAAAAACTCTCTACTGGCAAAAGTGTTCTTTTCATAAGCCAAACACTGGAAATCACATACAATGGGGGATCTGTACGCTGGCTTCCCACTCCCAACCCCCCCGACAACGAGACACAGCATACTGAGACCTTCTTTAACGTGCAGCTGCCCTACACTTATGGCTACAACCCAGCTCCAGGATCGACCTTCAATAGCAAAGACATCGTACAGGGTGGTGTTTCACGCGCCATGGGCGCCATCTTCCAGCAGAACTTTGTCCCATGGAAGTTCCACAAGAAAAACAGCGAGTTCGAGCCGGACGTCTATGCGACGGACAAGAAATCGATCAACTCGTTGCAGATTACACAAACCGGCGAGGACAACCCAAACAAATTCAAGCCAGCTGCCGGCGAGTTCGATGAATCGTACGCGTTGAATGTTACGGTGGACGGCTCGGCTACACTCGTAGCCAAGTCTTCTACGGGCGTTCTGAGAGGGCTCGAGACGTTTGTTCAACTCTTCTACCAGCACACGTCGGGCACTTCCTGGTATACCCCGCTGGCACCCGTTGCGATCGAAGATGCGCCAGAGTATTCCCACCGTGGCATTCTTATCGATGTGGCGCGAAACTTCTTTCCGGTACAAGACATCATGAGGGTTATCGACGCCATGTCTTGGAACAAACTCAATCGAATCCACATCCATGTCACGGACTCACAATCATGGCCACTCGACATTCCTGCGATGCCTGATCTGTCTGCGAAGGGCGCCTACCGGAAGGGTTTATCCTACACACCAGAGGACCTAGTGAAGATCCAAGAATATGCAGTCCACCGTGGGATCGAGCCGATCATCGAGATCGACATGCCAGGCCACATAGGCTCTGTCTCTTTTGCATACCCTGAGCT includes these proteins:
- a CDS encoding Beta-hexosaminidase; its protein translation is MLPAFLIVFLPLSLTLSPVNAGIWPAPKKLSTGKSVLFISQTLEITYNGGSVRWLPTPNPPDNETQHTETFFNVQLPYTYGYNPAPGSTFNSKDIVQGGVSRAMGAIFQQNFVPWKFHKKNSEFEPDVYATDKKSINSLQITQTGEDNPNKFKPAAGEFDESYALNVTVDGSATLVAKSSTGVLRGLETFVQLFYQHTSGTSWYTPLAPVAIEDAPEYSHRGILIDVARNFFPVQDIMRVIDAMSWNKLNRIHIHVTDSQSWPLDIPAMPDLSAKGAYRKGLSYTPEDLVKIQEYAVHRGIEPIIEIDMPGHIGSVSFAYPELIVAYNEKPYHWWCVEPPCGAFKMNDTRVDDFLDKLFDDLLPRVSPYSAYFHTGGDELNKNDSMLDEGIRSNSSEVLQPLLQKFMDKNHARIRKHGLVPFVWEEMPLEWNITLGNDVVIQSWLGGDSVKTLTSRGHKVIDSNYNYWYADCGRGHWMNFDNGLAFETFFPFNDWCSPAKGWRLMYAHNPRANLTDEEAKLVLGGEVAAWSESIDPISIDGILWPRASAAGEVLWSGRQDSSGRNRSQYDAAPRLAEFRERMVARGVRSEPVQMTFCTQGDATECGYPM